From Numida meleagris isolate 19003 breed g44 Domestic line chromosome 4, NumMel1.0, whole genome shotgun sequence, the proteins below share one genomic window:
- the TRIM59 gene encoding tripartite motif-containing protein 59 isoform X1: MVKLENKGLWLPGRQRNTSWPMVSVHSATDMHQFEEELTCSICYSLFEDPRVLPCSHTFCRSCLEGVIQLSSNFSIWRPLRVPLKCPNCRSVVEIPASGTESLPINFALKAIIEKYRQEDRADVATCSEHYRQPLNVYCLLDKKLVCGHCLTIGKHNGHPIDDLHSAYLKEKESSGKILEQLTDKHWSNVCLLIEKLKEQKSQCESVVQDDKKVVVQYFKKLSETLEHKKQVLLAALDEINRQILEEYEPHIEKLKKIREEQLELMSLNTSIQKEESPLVFLEKVDNVHQRIKALKEKELPDVKPVEIYPRIGHLLKDVWSKTEIGQINKILTPKIKLIPKRKLHSKSSEKERGKSQELLQAANPLTVTLVFIIITAIAVLSFHKPIASVVIESVPSSISDFLFFIYRDFCTCLQNTVDVVCHKVNLLAELLVGIVPF; encoded by the exons ATGgtaaagctggaaaataaaggTCTGTGGCTCCCCGGTAGGCAGAGGAATACCTCGTGGCCCATGGTATCAGTACACAGTGCAACA GACATGCATCAATTTGAGGAAGAATTAACGTGTTCCATTTGCTATAGCCTGTTTGAAGATCCACGCGTTCTCCCTTGTTCCCATACCTTCTGCAGGAGTTGTCTGGAGGGCGTTATTCAGCTGTCAAGCAACTTTTCCATTTGGAGACCCTTGAGAGTTCCTCTGAAGTGCCCGAACTGTCGGAGCGTTGTGGAGATTCCTGCCTCCGGCACCGAGTCGCTGCCCATCAACTTTGCTCTGAAGGCCATTATTGAGAAGTACCGCCAGGAGGATCGCGCTGACGTCGCCACCTGCAGCGAGCACTATAGGCAACCGCTGAACGTGTACTGCCTTTTGGATAAAAAACTAGTGTGTGGCCACTGCCTTACCATAGGAAAACACAACGGTCATCCCATAGATGACCTTCACAGTGCCTACCTAAAAGAGAAAGAGTCTTCTGGAAAAATCCTAGAGCAGTTGACTGATAAACACTGGTCGAATGTGTGCTTGCTTattgaaaagctgaaggaacagAAATCCCAGTGCGAAAGCGTTGTTCAGGATGATAAAAAAGTAGTGGTACAGTACTTTAAGAAACttagtgagacactggaacacaAAAAACaagtcctgctggctgcactggaTGAAATCAACAGACAAATTTTGGAAGAATATGAGCCTCACATTgagaagttgaaaaaaataagggaagaaCAACTTGAATTAATGTCACTGAATACGTCTATCCAGAAAGAAGAGTCTCcacttgtttttcttgagaAGGTGGACAACGTGCATCAACGTATAAAAGCTCTGAAAGAGAAGGAGCTGCCAGATGTTAAACCTGTGGAGATTTACCCTAGGATTGGGCACCTACTGAAGGATGTGTGGTCTAAAACTGAGATCGGTCAGATCAACAAGATCCTGactccaaaaataaaactgattcCAAAAAGGAAACTACACAGCAAGAGCAGcgaaaaagaaagaggaaaatctcaagaacttctccaggctgcaaaCCCTCTCACAGTCACCCttgtttttataataataaCAGCGATAgctgtgctttcatttcacaaaCCAATAGCATCAGTTGTCATTGAATCTGTTCCCTCTTCTATTTCagatttcttgttctttatttATCGAGATTTCTGCACCTGTTTGCAGAACACAGTGGATGTGGTGTGCCATAAAGTTAATTTACTGGCAGAGCTTTTAGTGGGAATTGTTCCTTTTTGA
- the TRIM59 gene encoding tripartite motif-containing protein 59 isoform X2, with protein sequence MHQFEEELTCSICYSLFEDPRVLPCSHTFCRSCLEGVIQLSSNFSIWRPLRVPLKCPNCRSVVEIPASGTESLPINFALKAIIEKYRQEDRADVATCSEHYRQPLNVYCLLDKKLVCGHCLTIGKHNGHPIDDLHSAYLKEKESSGKILEQLTDKHWSNVCLLIEKLKEQKSQCESVVQDDKKVVVQYFKKLSETLEHKKQVLLAALDEINRQILEEYEPHIEKLKKIREEQLELMSLNTSIQKEESPLVFLEKVDNVHQRIKALKEKELPDVKPVEIYPRIGHLLKDVWSKTEIGQINKILTPKIKLIPKRKLHSKSSEKERGKSQELLQAANPLTVTLVFIIITAIAVLSFHKPIASVVIESVPSSISDFLFFIYRDFCTCLQNTVDVVCHKVNLLAELLVGIVPF encoded by the coding sequence ATGCATCAATTTGAGGAAGAATTAACGTGTTCCATTTGCTATAGCCTGTTTGAAGATCCACGCGTTCTCCCTTGTTCCCATACCTTCTGCAGGAGTTGTCTGGAGGGCGTTATTCAGCTGTCAAGCAACTTTTCCATTTGGAGACCCTTGAGAGTTCCTCTGAAGTGCCCGAACTGTCGGAGCGTTGTGGAGATTCCTGCCTCCGGCACCGAGTCGCTGCCCATCAACTTTGCTCTGAAGGCCATTATTGAGAAGTACCGCCAGGAGGATCGCGCTGACGTCGCCACCTGCAGCGAGCACTATAGGCAACCGCTGAACGTGTACTGCCTTTTGGATAAAAAACTAGTGTGTGGCCACTGCCTTACCATAGGAAAACACAACGGTCATCCCATAGATGACCTTCACAGTGCCTACCTAAAAGAGAAAGAGTCTTCTGGAAAAATCCTAGAGCAGTTGACTGATAAACACTGGTCGAATGTGTGCTTGCTTattgaaaagctgaaggaacagAAATCCCAGTGCGAAAGCGTTGTTCAGGATGATAAAAAAGTAGTGGTACAGTACTTTAAGAAACttagtgagacactggaacacaAAAAACaagtcctgctggctgcactggaTGAAATCAACAGACAAATTTTGGAAGAATATGAGCCTCACATTgagaagttgaaaaaaataagggaagaaCAACTTGAATTAATGTCACTGAATACGTCTATCCAGAAAGAAGAGTCTCcacttgtttttcttgagaAGGTGGACAACGTGCATCAACGTATAAAAGCTCTGAAAGAGAAGGAGCTGCCAGATGTTAAACCTGTGGAGATTTACCCTAGGATTGGGCACCTACTGAAGGATGTGTGGTCTAAAACTGAGATCGGTCAGATCAACAAGATCCTGactccaaaaataaaactgattcCAAAAAGGAAACTACACAGCAAGAGCAGcgaaaaagaaagaggaaaatctcaagaacttctccaggctgcaaaCCCTCTCACAGTCACCCttgtttttataataataaCAGCGATAgctgtgctttcatttcacaaaCCAATAGCATCAGTTGTCATTGAATCTGTTCCCTCTTCTATTTCagatttcttgttctttatttATCGAGATTTCTGCACCTGTTTGCAGAACACAGTGGATGTGGTGTGCCATAAAGTTAATTTACTGGCAGAGCTTTTAGTGGGAATTGTTCCTTTTTGA